In the genome of Pseudomonas bubulae, one region contains:
- a CDS encoding alpha/beta hydrolase, translating into MGNDSIRYLIVPGWQGSSDDHWQTHWQNSLPNSARVEQADWLTPRREDWIAALAEAIAADSTPVILIAHSLGCITVAHWAERAPESLLNQVRGALLVAPADVERPACAPALRNFAPIPTRSLPFPSHIVSSDNDGAVSAPRAMEFARQWGAEIGIISGAGHINVKSGHQRWEQGFAFLYRLQTRIEHGALRRA; encoded by the coding sequence ATGGGCAACGATTCGATTCGCTATTTGATAGTGCCGGGCTGGCAAGGTTCGTCCGACGATCATTGGCAAACCCACTGGCAAAACAGCTTGCCGAACAGTGCTCGGGTGGAGCAGGCCGACTGGCTGACGCCCCGCCGCGAAGACTGGATCGCCGCCCTGGCCGAAGCCATTGCTGCCGACAGCACCCCCGTGATCCTGATCGCCCACAGCCTGGGTTGCATTACCGTAGCCCATTGGGCCGAGCGTGCGCCAGAAAGCCTGTTAAACCAAGTGCGCGGCGCGTTGCTGGTGGCCCCGGCAGACGTCGAGCGCCCGGCCTGTGCGCCGGCCTTGCGCAACTTTGCCCCGATCCCGACCCGGTCGTTGCCTTTTCCAAGCCACATCGTCAGCTCGGATAACGATGGTGCTGTCAGCGCGCCACGGGCTATGGAATTTGCCCGTCAATGGGGCGCCGAGATCGGCATCATCAGCGGCGCCGGGCATATCAACGTTAAATCCGGACACCAGCGCTGGGAGCAAGGCTTCGCCTTTTTATACCGCCTGCAAACCCGTATCGAGCACGGCGCCCTGCGTCGCGCGTGA
- a CDS encoding efflux RND transporter periplasmic adaptor subunit, translated as MAGPLNTGILGLSLLALLTACGKEGPKEPLSPRVYVQQVSTREFAPPIQLSGDIQARVETQLSFRVGGKIIERKVDVGDHIQAHQVLARLDPKDLKIQVETAQASVNAQQAQVVQTRAAFVRQQKLLPKGYTSQSEYDAANAAQLSAKSALAAAQAQLANAREQLSYSNLEAEAPGIITARQAEVGQVVQATMPIFTLARDGARDAVFNVYESLFIEPPKDPTVQVTLLSDPTIKVNGQIREITPTVAAQSGTLQIKVQLDALPKGMDLGSIVSVNLTPPPSASIELPWSALTKDISEPAVWIADEQSNVRLQRVKVGRYLTGSVIVSEGLKDGEKVVFAGGQLLHPGMKVEIVPAPAEGVQL; from the coding sequence ATGGCTGGTCCACTGAACACGGGCATTTTGGGCTTGAGCCTGTTGGCGCTTCTCACCGCGTGCGGCAAGGAGGGCCCCAAAGAGCCTCTGTCCCCCCGGGTGTATGTGCAACAGGTGAGTACCCGTGAGTTCGCCCCACCGATCCAGCTCAGCGGTGATATTCAGGCCCGGGTCGAAACCCAGCTGTCATTCCGGGTGGGTGGCAAGATTATCGAGCGCAAGGTGGATGTAGGTGACCATATCCAGGCCCATCAGGTGCTGGCCCGTCTCGACCCCAAAGACCTGAAGATCCAGGTCGAGACCGCCCAGGCCAGCGTTAACGCGCAACAGGCGCAAGTGGTGCAAACCCGCGCAGCGTTTGTGCGTCAGCAAAAGCTGCTGCCAAAGGGCTACACCAGCCAAAGCGAATACGATGCTGCCAATGCCGCCCAACTGAGCGCCAAAAGTGCCCTGGCAGCGGCCCAGGCGCAATTGGCCAACGCCCGCGAACAACTGAGTTACAGCAACCTGGAGGCCGAGGCACCGGGCATCATCACCGCGCGCCAGGCCGAAGTGGGCCAGGTGGTACAGGCCACCATGCCGATTTTTACCCTGGCTCGCGATGGCGCACGGGATGCCGTGTTCAACGTGTATGAATCGCTGTTTATCGAACCGCCCAAAGACCCCACGGTACAGGTCACGCTGCTGAGCGATCCGACAATCAAGGTCAACGGCCAGATCCGTGAAATCACTCCCACGGTTGCGGCACAAAGCGGTACGTTGCAGATCAAGGTGCAGCTCGACGCCTTGCCCAAGGGCATGGACCTGGGCTCGATTGTCAGTGTCAACCTGACCCCGCCGCCCAGCGCCAGCATTGAACTGCCATGGTCGGCCCTGACCAAGGACATCAGCGAGCCCGCCGTATGGATCGCCGACGAGCAAAGCAATGTACGCCTGCAACGGGTCAAGGTCGGGCGCTACCTGACCGGCAGCGTGATTGTCAGCGAAGGCCTCAAGGATGGAGAAAAAGTCGTGTTTGCAGGGGGGCAGTTGTTACACCCGGGCATGAAAGTTGAAATCGTCCCCGCACCGGCCGAAGGGGTGCAGCTATGA
- a CDS encoding HAD family hydrolase: MHYQNVLFDLDGTLTDPREGITRSIQFGLSKLGIDEPDLSKLEHFIGPPLLQQFMASYGFDEAKAWEAMGFYRERFAVTGLYENEVFEGVTPLLEELVAQGRQLFIATSKPHIYAREIARHFDFARHFKVIYGSELDGTRTNKVELIAHLVNEQGLDPAQTLMIGDRKHDLIGARDNGMDAAAVGYGFGSFEELNSFAPKYHFETLAQLHQAFKR; the protein is encoded by the coding sequence ATGCATTACCAGAACGTATTGTTCGACCTCGATGGCACCCTGACCGACCCACGGGAAGGGATCACCCGCTCAATCCAGTTCGGTTTGAGCAAACTGGGCATTGATGAGCCAGACCTGAGCAAACTCGAGCACTTTATCGGCCCGCCGCTGCTGCAACAGTTCATGGCCAGTTATGGCTTCGACGAGGCGAAGGCGTGGGAAGCGATGGGCTTTTACCGCGAGCGTTTTGCCGTGACCGGGCTGTACGAAAATGAAGTGTTCGAGGGTGTCACTCCCTTGCTGGAAGAGCTGGTTGCACAGGGCCGCCAACTGTTTATCGCTACCTCAAAGCCGCATATCTATGCCCGCGAAATTGCCCGCCACTTTGATTTCGCCAGGCACTTCAAGGTGATCTACGGTAGCGAGCTGGACGGTACCCGCACCAACAAGGTTGAGCTGATTGCCCATCTGGTCAACGAACAAGGACTGGACCCGGCGCAAACCCTGATGATCGGTGATCGCAAGCACGACCTGATCGGTGCCCGCGACAACGGCATGGACGCAGCGGCGGTGGGCTATGGCTTTGGCAGCTTTGAAGAGCTGAACTCGTTTGCACCCAAGTACCACTTCGAAACCCTGGCGCAGTTGCATCAGGCGTTCAAGCGCTGA
- a CDS encoding AAA family ATPase, producing the protein MLTTLAVANYRSINQLVVPLARLNLITGPNGSGKSNLYRALRLLAETAQGGVVNALAREGGLSSTFWAGPEVISRRMKLGEVDVNASVRQEAKRLRLGFAGEDFSYAIALGLPIPGRTQFNLDPQIKHESLWAGPFYRPASELVERKGPMIRARDGRNWQVLAQHTPLFDSLFDQVGSLQASPEVLQLRESIRGWRFYDHFRTDPDAPVRQPQLGTRTPVLHHDGRDLAAALQTILEVGNPEALHAAISDAFPGARLEIECVPGGHFYIEFYQEGLLRPLSAAELSDGTLRYLLLVAALLTPRPPSMMVLNEPETSLHPDLLPALARLIISASQHSQVWVVSHARRLIAALQQDPECNCIVLEKNLGQTEVVGQRMLDQPAWYWPDK; encoded by the coding sequence ATGCTCACCACCCTGGCCGTGGCCAACTACCGTTCCATCAATCAGTTGGTGGTGCCCCTGGCCCGGCTGAATCTGATCACCGGCCCCAATGGCAGTGGCAAATCCAACCTTTATCGCGCCCTGCGCTTGTTGGCCGAAACCGCCCAGGGGGGTGTGGTCAATGCCCTGGCCCGTGAAGGCGGCCTGAGCTCGACGTTCTGGGCCGGGCCTGAGGTGATCTCCCGCCGCATGAAGCTGGGCGAGGTTGATGTCAACGCCAGCGTGCGCCAGGAAGCCAAGCGCCTGCGCCTTGGTTTTGCCGGAGAAGACTTCAGCTACGCCATCGCCCTGGGCTTGCCGATACCCGGACGCACGCAGTTCAACCTCGACCCGCAGATCAAGCATGAGAGCCTCTGGGCAGGGCCTTTTTACCGCCCGGCCAGCGAGCTGGTTGAACGTAAAGGCCCCATGATCCGCGCCCGTGACGGCCGCAACTGGCAGGTGTTGGCACAGCACACGCCGCTTTTCGACAGTCTGTTCGATCAGGTCGGCAGCTTGCAGGCATCCCCTGAAGTGTTGCAGTTGCGCGAGTCCATCCGTGGCTGGCGTTTTTACGATCACTTTCGCACTGACCCCGACGCGCCTGTGCGCCAACCACAACTGGGCACGCGCACGCCGGTGCTGCATCATGATGGCCGTGATCTGGCCGCTGCGTTGCAAACAATCCTTGAGGTCGGCAACCCTGAAGCCTTGCATGCCGCGATCAGCGATGCATTCCCTGGCGCACGGCTGGAAATCGAATGTGTGCCCGGCGGGCATTTTTATATCGAGTTTTATCAAGAGGGGCTGCTGCGCCCGTTGTCTGCCGCCGAGCTCTCGGACGGTACCTTGCGCTATCTGCTGCTGGTTGCGGCTTTGCTGACCCCGCGTCCGCCGAGCATGATGGTGCTCAACGAACCGGAAACCAGCTTGCACCCCGATTTGTTGCCCGCGCTGGCGCGGCTGATCATCAGTGCTTCGCAGCACTCGCAGGTGTGGGTGGTATCCCATGCCCGGCGTCTGATCGCCGCCCTGCAACAAGACCCTGAGTGCAACTGCATCGTGCTGGAAAAAAACCTTGGCCAGACAGAAGTGGTCGGCCAACGCATGCTGGACCAGCCCGCCTGGTATTGGCCCGACAAATAA
- a CDS encoding gamma carbonic anhydrase family protein, translated as MSIRPFQQHTPTLGERAFVDRSAVVIGDVEIGADSSIWPLTVIRGDMHRIRIGARTSVQDGCVLHITHAGPFNPEGFPLLIGDDVTIAHKVMLHGCNVGSRILIGMGSIVMDGAVIEDDVIVGAGSLVPPGKRLASGFLYVGSPVKQVRELTEKEKAFFTYSAGNYVKLKDQHLAEGYDQPV; from the coding sequence GTGTCCATTCGTCCATTCCAGCAGCACACACCGACCTTGGGCGAGCGTGCCTTTGTCGATCGCTCGGCGGTGGTGATCGGTGACGTCGAAATCGGCGCCGACAGTTCCATCTGGCCACTGACCGTGATTCGCGGCGATATGCACCGCATCCGCATCGGTGCGCGCACCAGCGTGCAGGACGGTTGCGTACTCCACATCACCCACGCCGGGCCCTTCAACCCTGAAGGCTTCCCGCTGCTGATCGGTGATGACGTGACCATCGCCCACAAAGTCATGTTGCACGGCTGTAACGTGGGCAGCCGCATCCTGATCGGCATGGGTAGCATCGTGATGGACGGCGCCGTGATTGAAGACGACGTGATCGTCGGTGCGGGCAGTCTGGTGCCGCCGGGCAAACGCCTGGCCAGCGGCTTTCTGTATGTGGGCAGCCCGGTGAAGCAAGTGCGCGAATTGACCGAAAAAGAAAAGGCCTTCTTTACCTACAGTGCCGGCAATTACGTCAAGCTCAAGGACCAGCACTTGGCCGAAGGCTACGACCAGCCCGTTTAA
- the prlC gene encoding oligopeptidase A, producing MSENNPLLQPYDLPPFSAIRPEHVQPAIEQILADNRAGIKAILKDQGQNPTWAGLVLAMDELNDRLGAAWSPVSHLNAVCNSAELREAYEACLPALSAYSTEMGQNRELFQAFEALAHSPQVGDFDQAQKTILEHSLRDFRLSGIDLPEAEQKRYAEVQSKLSELGSKFSNQLLDATQAWTKHITDETALAGLTDSAKAQMAAAAQAKGLDGWLISLEFPSYFPVMTYAEDRALREEVYAAYCTRASDQGPNAGKFDNGPVMEEILDLRQELAKLLGFASFAELSLATKMAETPDQVLTFLRDLAKRSKPFAARDLEQLQAYASEQGTPELKSWDTGFFGEKLREQRYSVSQEALRAYFPIDKVLGGLFAIVQRLYGIEIAEIKGFDTWHPDVRLFEIKENGQHVGRFFFDLYARANKRGGAWMDGARDRRRTAAGKLQSPVANLVCNFTPAVAGKPALLTHDEVTTLFHEFGHGLHHMLTEIEHAGVSGINGVAWDAVELPSQFMENWCWEPEGLALISSHYETGEALPKDLLDKMLAAKNFQSGLMMIRQLEFSLFDFELHATHGDGRSVAQVLDGIRDEVSVMRPPAYNRFPNSFAHIFAGGYAAGYYSYKWAEVLSADAFSRFEEEGVFNPHTGKAFRQAILARGGSKAPMELFKDFRGREPSIDALLRHSGLTEDSAA from the coding sequence GTGAGCGAGAACAACCCTCTATTGCAGCCCTATGACCTGCCGCCGTTCTCGGCGATCCGTCCTGAGCACGTACAGCCGGCCATCGAGCAGATCCTCGCCGACAACCGTGCCGGCATTAAAGCCATCCTCAAGGATCAGGGCCAGAACCCGACATGGGCAGGCCTGGTATTGGCGATGGATGAGTTGAACGACCGGCTGGGCGCGGCCTGGAGCCCGGTCAGCCACCTTAACGCGGTGTGCAACAGCGCAGAGCTGCGTGAAGCCTATGAGGCCTGCCTGCCGGCATTGAGCGCTTACTCCACCGAGATGGGCCAGAACCGCGAACTGTTCCAGGCCTTTGAAGCCCTGGCCCACAGCCCGCAAGTCGGCGACTTCGACCAGGCCCAGAAAACCATTCTTGAGCATTCGCTGCGCGACTTCCGCCTGTCGGGTATCGACCTGCCGGAGGCCGAGCAAAAGCGTTACGCCGAGGTACAAAGCAAGCTTTCCGAGTTGGGCAGCAAGTTCTCCAACCAGTTGCTGGACGCCACCCAGGCCTGGACCAAGCACATCACCGACGAAACAGCACTGGCGGGCCTGACCGACTCGGCCAAGGCGCAAATGGCGGCTGCCGCACAGGCCAAGGGCCTGGACGGCTGGCTGATCAGCCTCGAGTTCCCCAGCTACTTCCCGGTGATGACCTACGCCGAAGACCGCGCCCTGCGCGAAGAAGTCTACGCGGCTTACTGCACCCGCGCCTCGGACCAGGGCCCGAATGCCGGCAAGTTCGACAACGGCCCGGTGATGGAAGAAATTCTCGACCTGCGCCAGGAGCTGGCCAAGCTGCTGGGTTTTGCCAGCTTCGCCGAACTGAGCCTGGCCACCAAAATGGCCGAGACACCGGATCAGGTGCTGACCTTCCTGCGTGACCTGGCCAAGCGCAGCAAGCCGTTCGCTGCCCGCGACCTTGAGCAACTGCAAGCCTACGCCAGCGAGCAAGGTACCCCTGAGCTGAAAAGCTGGGACACCGGCTTCTTTGGCGAAAAACTGCGTGAGCAGCGCTACAGCGTGTCGCAAGAAGCCCTGCGCGCCTACTTCCCGATCGACAAGGTACTGGGCGGGCTGTTCGCCATTGTCCAGCGCCTGTACGGCATCGAAATTGCCGAAATCAAAGGTTTCGATACCTGGCACCCGGATGTTCGCCTGTTCGAAATCAAGGAAAACGGCCAGCACGTCGGGCGCTTCTTCTTCGACCTCTATGCCCGCGCCAACAAGCGTGGCGGTGCCTGGATGGACGGTGCTCGCGACCGTCGCCGCACCGCAGCCGGCAAGCTGCAAAGCCCGGTGGCCAACCTGGTGTGCAACTTCACTCCAGCCGTTGCGGGCAAGCCTGCACTGCTGACCCACGACGAAGTGACCACCCTGTTCCACGAATTCGGCCACGGCTTGCACCATATGCTGACCGAGATCGAACACGCGGGTGTGTCGGGCATCAACGGCGTAGCCTGGGATGCGGTCGAGCTGCCGAGCCAGTTCATGGAGAACTGGTGCTGGGAACCTGAAGGCCTGGCGCTGATTTCCAGCCACTACGAAACCGGCGAAGCACTGCCAAAAGACCTGCTGGATAAAATGCTCGCAGCCAAGAACTTCCAGTCCGGGCTGATGATGATTCGTCAGCTGGAGTTCTCGTTGTTTGACTTCGAACTGCACGCCACCCACGGTGACGGTCGCAGCGTTGCGCAGGTGCTTGACGGCATCCGCGACGAAGTTTCGGTGATGCGTCCGCCTGCCTACAATCGCTTCCCGAACAGCTTTGCGCATATTTTCGCCGGCGGTTACGCCGCGGGTTACTACAGCTACAAGTGGGCAGAAGTGCTGTC
- a CDS encoding sigma 54-interacting transcriptional regulator, translated as MSLHETFGQPLLTFPDAEKSPLSIRAKALVFVDPRSRQLRNDLELLAPRALPVLIRGETGSGKELLARHIHRASDRTGLFVSVNCGAISPTYADAELFGYAAGTHSSSASSRAGWFGSANGGTLYLDEIGDLPWAIQTKLLAALETHEVTRVGAHQPSPVDVRLVAATSIDLAQAVAAGKFHERLYHYLSEGRLDLPALRERPGDILSLAEYFLGIYSQRLNLPVPFISDRAQRVLERHSWPGNTRELENVIHFALLVSTGEEIQPEHLNLPDALSQIELFIKGATAQELAAIRQLLP; from the coding sequence ATGAGCCTGCATGAAACCTTCGGTCAGCCGCTGCTGACCTTTCCTGACGCGGAAAAAAGCCCGCTGAGCATTCGCGCCAAAGCGCTGGTGTTTGTCGACCCCCGCTCGCGCCAATTACGCAACGATCTGGAGCTGCTCGCGCCGCGCGCCTTGCCCGTGCTGATTCGTGGTGAAACCGGCAGCGGCAAAGAGCTGCTCGCTCGACATATCCACCGCGCCAGTGACCGCACCGGCCTGTTTGTGTCAGTCAATTGCGGTGCCATCAGCCCCACTTACGCTGACGCCGAGCTGTTTGGCTATGCCGCCGGAACACACAGCAGTTCGGCCAGCAGCCGCGCCGGGTGGTTTGGTTCGGCCAATGGCGGGACTCTTTATCTGGACGAAATCGGCGACTTGCCATGGGCAATCCAGACCAAGCTGCTGGCGGCCCTGGAAACCCACGAAGTTACCCGTGTGGGCGCCCATCAACCGAGCCCGGTGGACGTGCGCCTGGTGGCGGCCACCAGTATCGATCTGGCGCAGGCGGTGGCTGCCGGAAAATTCCACGAGCGGCTGTATCACTACCTCAGCGAAGGGCGGCTGGACTTGCCCGCGTTGCGCGAGCGGCCGGGAGACATCCTTTCGCTGGCCGAATATTTCCTGGGCATTTACAGCCAGCGCCTGAACCTGCCCGTGCCGTTTATCAGCGACAGAGCCCAGCGGGTACTTGAGCGCCACAGCTGGCCGGGCAATACCCGTGAGCTGGAAAACGTGATTCATTTTGCTTTGCTGGTGAGCACGGGCGAGGAGATCCAGCCCGAGCACTTGAACCTGCCTGACGCCCTGAGCCAGATCGAGCTGTTTATAAAAGGCGCCACGGCGCAGGAGTTGGCGGCGATCAGGCAGTTGTTGCCTTGA
- a CDS encoding MetQ/NlpA family ABC transporter substrate-binding protein produces the protein MKKVLLFTALAAALTAGLAQAGEKLVVAATPVPHAEILELIKPTLAKEGVDLEIKVFTDYVQPNVQVAEKHLDANYFQTLPYLESFNKGKGTNLTTVIGVHVEPFGGYSKKVKNLSELKDGATIAIPNEGSNSGRALILLQKAGLIELKDPTNAVSTPKDIAKNPHNFKFKELESALLPRVLDQVDLDMINTNYALEAGLNPATDALIIEGADSPYVNFLVARPDNKDSVAIQKLAKALTSPEVKAFIAEKYKGAVLPAF, from the coding sequence ATGAAAAAGGTTCTGTTGTTTACCGCATTGGCGGCTGCTTTGACTGCAGGCCTGGCACAGGCTGGCGAAAAACTGGTGGTTGCCGCTACGCCGGTGCCTCACGCCGAAATCCTTGAGCTGATCAAACCAACCCTCGCCAAAGAAGGCGTGGATCTGGAAATCAAAGTGTTCACCGACTACGTGCAACCTAACGTGCAAGTGGCCGAAAAACACCTGGACGCCAACTACTTCCAGACCCTTCCATACCTGGAAAGCTTCAATAAAGGCAAAGGCACCAACCTGACCACCGTGATCGGTGTTCACGTTGAACCCTTCGGTGGCTACTCGAAGAAAGTCAAAAACCTGTCCGAGCTTAAAGACGGCGCAACCATCGCTATCCCTAACGAAGGCAGCAACAGCGGCCGTGCCCTGATTCTGCTGCAAAAGGCCGGTCTGATCGAACTCAAAGACCCGACCAACGCTGTGTCGACCCCGAAGGACATCGCCAAGAACCCGCACAACTTCAAGTTCAAGGAACTTGAGTCCGCACTGCTGCCACGGGTGCTGGACCAGGTTGACCTGGACATGATCAACACCAACTACGCGCTGGAAGCAGGCCTGAACCCGGCCACTGACGCGCTGATCATCGAAGGTGCTGATTCGCCATACGTGAACTTCCTGGTTGCCCGCCCTGACAACAAGGACAGCGTCGCAATCCAGAAGCTGGCCAAGGCCCTGACCAGCCCTGAAGTAAAAGCCTTTATTGCTGAAAAATACAAAGGTGCGGTACTGCCAGCGTTCTGA
- a CDS encoding DUF962 domain-containing protein: MKSLVDHLSQYAAYHRDPHNIATHFVGIPLIVIAVATLLSRPQWMGISPAVLVMLASAVFYLRLELRLGLLMTLLLALTVWLGHALAGLGTAAWLGWGIGLFVVGWVFQFVGHYYEGRKPAFIDDVTGLIVGPLFVVVELGFLLGWREDLRREMALRAG, translated from the coding sequence ATGAAAAGCCTGGTCGACCATTTGAGCCAATATGCTGCCTATCACCGCGACCCGCACAATATCGCCACGCATTTCGTGGGCATCCCGCTGATCGTGATTGCCGTTGCAACCCTGCTGTCGCGCCCGCAATGGATGGGTATTTCACCGGCAGTGCTGGTGATGCTGGCCAGTGCCGTGTTTTACCTGCGCCTTGAGTTGCGCCTGGGGTTGTTGATGACGCTGCTGCTGGCTTTGACGGTGTGGCTGGGGCACGCGCTGGCGGGGTTGGGCACCGCTGCCTGGCTGGGCTGGGGCATTGGACTGTTTGTGGTGGGCTGGGTGTTCCAGTTTGTCGGGCATTACTACGAGGGGCGCAAGCCGGCGTTTATCGATGACGTCACCGGGCTGATCGTGGGACCGCTGTTCGTGGTGGTGGAACTGGGGTTTTTGCTGGGCTGGCGCGAGGATTTGCGTCGAGAGATGGCGCTGCGCGCCGGTTAG